A window of Nocardiopsis sp. Huas11 genomic DNA:
AGGCGCATCCATCAGTCGGCTGACCATGTCTGCGACCCTACTGTCCGGGAACCGGAGCGGCGAGGTTCCCACATGGGTCACTATGGAAACGTGTCGAACATTCGCGAAGCCGTCATGGACCTCGAACGCCACGCAGCCGAACAGGGCTGGGACCGGCCGCTGGGGCTGTACGCCCTGGTGCCCACCGCCGACCTCCTGAAGGCGGAGCCGGCGCTGGCGAACCTGCTGGGGATCGACTCCCCCACCGACCCGGACGAACTGACCCCGGTGGAGCAGGACCCCCTGCCCCAGGACGTCCCGCTGGAGGAGGCGCTCGGGCGCATCCTGTGGCCGGAGGGCGTGGCCGGGTGCGCCCTGGTCATGGAGCGTCTGGCGGTGAAGGGCTCCGACGAGACCCTCGCCGCCGGGGAGGACCCCGCCGCCTCCGGTCGCGAGACCGAGGAGATCCGCATGGTGGCGGGCGTGATGCGGGACGGGTCGCGGCACTGCGCGATGCGCATGCGCAGCCACGACTCCGAGTCGGAGGTGCTCAACGGCGCCGATCTGATCCCGGCCCTGACCTCCGCGCTCGCACTGACCCTGGACCTGGAGGAGACCCCCGGGTCCTGACCCGGCTCACCGCTCGCAGCGGGGAAGCTCGCCCTCGCCGGTGCGGATGGTCTCCAGGGCGCCGACCGCGTCGGTGAGGGTCTCCACCCGCACCACCTCCAGGTCGTCGTAGGCGTCCGACTGGAAGACCTGGGAGCAGCTCTCGGCGGCGACGAGGAAGTAGTCGGCCCCGTCCCGCCGGGCGCTGACCATCTTCTGCGGGATCCCGCTGATGCCGCCGACCTGCCCGTCGGAGGTGATGGTGCCCGAGCCGGCGATGTTCGCGCCGCCGGTGAGGCTCTCCTCGGTGAGGCGGTCCATGATGCCGAGAGAGAACATCATGCCGGCGCTCGGTCCGCCGATGTCGCCGACGGAGATCTCCACCTCGAGCGGGAAGTCCATGTCGTCGGCGATGAGCACACCGACGGCCGCGCCGTTGTCGCCCTGGCGCGTCTCCATCTCCACGTCGACGGTCTCGCCGTCGCGCTCCAGGGTGAGCTCCACCGGTTCGCCCGGCTCGCGCGAGCTCACCCACTCCACGACCGCGGCACTGCCCACGAGCTCCTCGGGGTCGTCGCCGGTGGCGCTGGTGGGGACGGTGCGCCCGTCGACCGCGGTGATGACGTCGCCCGACTCGACGACGCCGTGCGCCGGCATGTCCTCGACGGTCTCCGCCACCTGCGGGACCGCCTCGTAGTCGATGTCGAGCTGGTTGAGCGCGGCGGCCGTCGCGTCGGTCTGCGAGTCGTTCATCTGCACCGACTGGCGCTCGCTGACCTCCTCCGGCGAACGGCCCGCCGGGAAGAGCAGCTCCTCCGGCAGGACCGCCTGCGTGGGCGAGAGCCAGGCGGTGACCAGGGTGAAGAAGTTGAGCCGGTGCTCCGGTCCGCCCGCGTACTGGACGGTGACCATGGAGAGCGCGCCCTCGTCGTGCTCGTAGCTGTCGGCGCCCTCGACGGTGATGACGGGTTCGCCCTGCAGCTCCCCCACGGTGTTGACCGTGACGCCGGGCGCGGCCACGAGGTAGGGCAGGGGCAGCAGCAGACCGGCGGCCCCGATCCCCACCAGGAGGACGAGCGCGACAACGAGGGTCATGACACGACGAACCATGATGCACACCTTATGGCCGTCGACGCCTCGGCCGGGCTCGCCCACCCCCGCTTCGCGCGCCGCCCACATCAGAGGGCCGCGAGCGCGCTCACGGCCCTCAGGGAACAGGGGGCGGGGGGCGTCCGGCCAGCGCGAGGCGGCCCCGGACGCCCTGGAGGGGCTAGGGCGCGCCGACCCACTCGTCGGCGCCGTCCTCGAAGGACTGGTGCTTCCAGATGGGCACCTGGGCCTTGAGGTCGTCGATGAGGCGGCGGCAGGCCTCGAAGGCCTCCTGGCGGTGCGCGGCCGCGGCGGCCACGACGACCGCCTTGTCACCGATCTCCAACCGGCCGACGCGGTGCACCGCGGCCATGCGCAGGACCGGGCGGCCCGGGACGGAGGTGTCGCTCAGCACCTTCTCCATGATGACGCGCAGCTGCGCCTCCACGGTGGGGTGCGCCGAGTAGGCGAGGCCGGCCACGTCCCGGCCGTGGTCGTGGTCGCGCACGGTCCCGATGAACACGGCGGTTCCGCCCGCCCGGTCGTCGGTCACGGCGTCGAGGACCTCGTCCACGGACAGCGGGGTCTCGCGTACGGCTGCAATGGTGATCTCTTCCACACCCTGACCGTATCAACCTGGGGTTCCCCCAAGCGAGGCCGCACGGGAACGACCGGCCTGGGCGGGCACCGGCGCGGCCGGGCCGCGGATCGGGCACGACCGGCCGGGCCGCGGATCGGCCCGATCCGCGGCCGGTCCCGGCTCAGCCGCCCTTGCGGCGGCGCAGGTGGCGGATGGCGGCGGCGGTCCCGATGGCGGCCGCCGCGGCGCCGGCCGCGCCCGCGGCGGTGATGGTGACCTCCTTGCGGCCGAGACTACGGCCCACGAGCGCGTGCTTGCCGCTCTTGGAGGCCATCAGCGCCTCCAGGGCCTCCTCGTTGCCGTAGCCCGGCTTCCACCCGGCCTCGCGC
This region includes:
- a CDS encoding PPA1309 family protein, translated to MSNIREAVMDLERHAAEQGWDRPLGLYALVPTADLLKAEPALANLLGIDSPTDPDELTPVEQDPLPQDVPLEEALGRILWPEGVAGCALVMERLAVKGSDETLAAGEDPAASGRETEEIRMVAGVMRDGSRHCAMRMRSHDSESEVLNGADLIPALTSALALTLDLEETPGS
- a CDS encoding molybdenum cofactor biosynthesis protein MoaE, translated to MEEITIAAVRETPLSVDEVLDAVTDDRAGGTAVFIGTVRDHDHGRDVAGLAYSAHPTVEAQLRVIMEKVLSDTSVPGRPVLRMAAVHRVGRLEIGDKAVVVAAAAAHRQEAFEACRRLIDDLKAQVPIWKHQSFEDGADEWVGAP
- a CDS encoding PDZ domain-containing protein — protein: MTLVVALVLLVGIGAAGLLLPLPYLVAAPGVTVNTVGELQGEPVITVEGADSYEHDEGALSMVTVQYAGGPEHRLNFFTLVTAWLSPTQAVLPEELLFPAGRSPEEVSERQSVQMNDSQTDATAAALNQLDIDYEAVPQVAETVEDMPAHGVVESGDVITAVDGRTVPTSATGDDPEELVGSAAVVEWVSSREPGEPVELTLERDGETVDVEMETRQGDNGAAVGVLIADDMDFPLEVEISVGDIGGPSAGMMFSLGIMDRLTEESLTGGANIAGSGTITSDGQVGGISGIPQKMVSARRDGADYFLVAAESCSQVFQSDAYDDLEVVRVETLTDAVGALETIRTGEGELPRCER